The nucleotide sequence ATTTATTTTCACCAAAATGGTTCCCTAAgtctcctctccctttccctagGGTAGGGGTCCCTGCTCATCCCCAGAGAGCACAGAGATTGGTTCTTGACACTTCTTTCACCCCAAGTTTGGAAACTCTCTGGGCAATAAAATTTGCTTACTTGTGCCCAAAGAGAAGACTGCATCTTGCTTTTGTCTGCCCTGTTTGCACATATCTTTCTTGGGGATAGGTATAAGAAAATGGAAGAGCTGCTGTACAATAAACTCAGACACAATCACAATCCTGCTTTTTAATTGCCAGAATACTCTCTTTCCTTGCATTTGAggactggaaaataaaaaattatatattttataaaagaatgCATGTTAATATCCTATTTGCACTATGAAAAGTAACAGTGTTGTATGTGGACATCCTGATTTGACAAGCAACAACTGAGGCAGCCTCTGGGGGGAAACACCACTAGAAACAAAATGTGCTCTCtctggagcactgggagctaTGAAATGATATCCTGAAAAAGCATCTTCCTGCTGATATCCAAGATGACACTGACAAGGACTCCAAGACTTCATGTGAATGAAACTTGTACTCACACCACCTGTGTCAGAAATCCAATATAACACACTTCCACATCAACTGGAAGAAAGATTCAtctagagaaaataatttcagctttgAAAGACATACTGAAGACGGctaatgaaaatgtattttcttaataggcttttgttgttcttgctttaattttcaaaacCTTGTATCTTCCCCCAGTGTCACACTAATGATagcctttgtttttccttcttactGGCAATGAAGTTGGAACACACAGTGAGTGCATTGCTGAGTCTTAGGAGCAGTGCAACAGTGTTTCCCAGATGCAGCTTAGAACTGTGCAAATGTTGTCCACCTGCACTAATTCTTCATCGTCTTGTTATTTAAGCAAGTATCAGTGAAAGACAACTTGGGTTAGAGAAGGAAAGAGTGAATCAAAAAATGGTCTCTTTCAGACTGCTTCCATCACCCCATTTAGATCATGCTAATCTTTTCTTTGTGAAGCACAGCAGGTCACTTTAAGCTGTGCATGAAAACAGTCTGTCTGAGCTTCCAgcccaaagaaaacaaatggataGGACAAAAGACCTAATATGAGGAGGGGTCCTAGGCTCTGTTCTCAGGGCTGCCACTAGAAAGGCGTAACAGGGAGTAAGGCACTCAGTGCCTCTCTGTGTCAGTCTTCCCCGGTTTTCATCAGCTGATGAAGGCTGTGGATGACACAGAGCTGGATTATGCAGATGGAACAAAGGAGAGGTAGAGCATAGTACAGGAGGAGAGCAAACTTGATAGAGAGTAGTAAAACAGAAATGAGGTGGAGTACAAAGTACAAGATGCTACTTCTTgaggagcaaaacacagaatcTCCTACAAGCTGAGAACTCTTCAGCTCCTGGTCACATGTCAGAAGATTATGTACAAGAAGAATGCAAAGGGAAAGAACTTGAACTCAAGTTAAAGAATAGCAGTACAGTAAAAAGAAGAGCTGTAAGGTCTGTGGTGGTCTGGTAGCAAGTAAAGTTGAGACATCCATTTTACACTAATATCTTTCAAAAAATAGTGCTTCATCAGTTTATGAAAATCAAATTCTCATTCTGTGATCCTAAGTTTTGAAGAGTTGAAATTACTGACTTCCAAACTGGTTCCAAAAGGGGGAATGGTTCCTCGCCTATAGTAACTGAAATGTTCTCAAGGATTAAGTTGACTATGGAAATGGTTGGAGTGTTGCCTgcacatttaaaatgaaaccaaaataCCATGTCAGTGGATTAGTAATATAAACTGGAACTAACTCGTCCAGTTCAATTGCCTATGGtaaacaaaatacaaatacttGAAAAACACTAGAAATTATAGAAAGTTTATTTGATCTATTATATAATTTCAAAAGGTGTAACCTACCTGCTTCCTTAttaattaaacacaaaaaatgactacagtaaaatataaaagcttCATCTTACTAGTATTAATCACCTTAAGATACACACTTACCTGCTTATTACATGTTTTCACAGgtcttattttttcttagtttttcaAAAGCAACCATAAAGTTATTTCTTGACTTCattaacattatttttcctgctattttccAACAAAATTCCATGATTTCTTGTCCAGACCTTACACAGTATTTCTGTCAAGAGCTCTTTTTCCAGgtgtgaatatatttttatacatatatacagACACAGAGAACCCAAGGAAATGTAACTACacagatttcattttaattataaGCACCAAGTCACAAGCTGAGCTTTGTTACACTTGAAAATCCATATTTCAACCATCTGTCAAGCCATGGTGCTGTTACCGAAAGGCATCCCAGACCTTAAAAGGGAAGTTCTTGGTTTCGTCTACTACCAGCTTTGTACGGTAATCTCTGTAGTGAAGAGTATCTGTTTCTGGATCTAGAGCAACAGCAAGCATGTCCTCCATTTCCTCCAGATTAAAGGGCTCACCTGAAAGACAGCACAGAATAACATTTTATCTTGGTAAGTATCCTTTCAAGGACTGGCAAATTCCGCTGCCTTTCACTTGAAAGGATCTCCTTTTGATTctcacacagaggagaaaaggaacaaaactaAGTATCTTATTCCTTCCCTTTTGCCAATGTAAGTCCGACACACCAAGTGAGCCAGTCTAAaaggaaggagacagaggaTCTGGATCTATCTGATCTTCTAGTTCACAGACACCAAAACAGCCTGTTCCTCTCTGTCATGGATTTTGAAACAACCATTTTTGTcaatttttctcctgtttaCATTAGAATTATTATCTCTCATTTGGCTATCCTTACGCTTGTATTCACATCATGaaagaattttggtttttctcttcaAAGCTGTTGATGGCCTATTTCATCCCTCAGAGAACCAGGTTACCATTTGATGCTAGTTCTTGCACAAAACCTGCACACCCATTTGAACATGAGGCAGGTGGTCATGAGTCAGCCACACAAGAAAAGCAGGCTCTTCAAGAGATATTGAGGATTACAGAATGTACAACTTTTATCTTGTCTTTGAATCTCTTTGTTTGCATGTGGCTCTAGAATTAAGATCAAGATAATGTAAGAATGAATGAGCACTGAAACCACTGAAACATCCGGAAATCTAAGCTGCAATTTAACAGGACAGCAAAAGGTTACATACTTAGTGAGCACAGAGGTgagcacagaatcacaaaatatctCCGGACATGACTGAATTACAAATAAGGGTAAGAATAAAAGTCTCTATTTTATAATGTCTGCAAGCAGGCAGATAAATGCTCTTTCCCTGCATCATTGACCAGTGAAATGTCCTAGTCTGCAGCCACTCATCACAGCAACAGCATTGTTTGAAGACAATGTATCTACTCCTGCAGGTCTTGGCCTGCAGGGTAAGGACCTCAAGGTGCCATATACATATGTAATGCTTCTTACTTAAATACTGATATTACAGAAGTCATGTTACCTTCTTCAGTCAAATGTTTGACCAGGTCCTCTTTGGTAATATATCCACATTTATTCTCATCCAAagcctttaaagaaaaagaataaatcttGGGGTTTTAAACTTATTATAAAAGCAGCAACTTCTTCCCAGCAATTAGGTACTTGAATATTTACAGAGATACAGACCTCAAATGCATGTAGAATAACATCTTCTGGAATAGGTTGGAATCTGAAACCATGGAATCAGAAAAGTGAAGTTACTGTTTGCCAGTGTTCTGAAAAAACTAAATACGAGTACTAAGGGAAAGGAAGGCTTATATTCCATGAGAAGTTACTAAGTTTTGTCTATCAAACATTTAATTACAGCCTGACCTTTTGGAACTCTCCATATATTTAACTCTTACATCTTTTGTGGTACTACTGTTTAATTCCCCTTGTGCTGAGGAGACAGATGAATGTCTTCTGCATGTCTTGGCTGGCTTGGTGGGTTAGTAGGAATCAGCAACAGATGAATCACTCTACAAAGCCAATGCACTGAACAGAAATGgacaaaccaagaaaacaaagttttgtCCAGGTAGGCTGGTAGCTAGGCAACAGATAACCTACTGGGACTTGGGCAGCCTAATGAGCTGATGATGAGCAAAGGAGGCTGGTAGCTATAAAAGGTCTGTCACTAACAATTTCAGAGAGAGGGGAGAACTGGGCATGTTTGTGCATGCATATGCATGCTTGATGTCAGAGCAGGAAAGCAAGTTCAGTGCAGCAATGGAGACTTTCCACATCCCAGCAGGCTCCCACCAAACCCCCAGAATACTAAAGAGAAGGAGCTGAATCCAGGGAAGTTCTAACTGCTTGACTGTTTTGTCTGGACCCGCCTCAGTCTTTCACTATCTAAAAATCAAATGTGCTAAGAAGGAGCCTTGGATTTTATGATCCAAATCTCATGTACCCTTGCTTAAGTGAACTATGGACACAGTGCCCCAAAAGATGAAGTGGGTCTTGACAAGCCTGCACTAGCCTGGGGAAAGAGTGCAGggggtgtttgtgtgtgtgtgtgtgtgtctatgtgtgtgtgtgtgtctgtgtgtgtgtgtgtgtgtgtgtgtgtgtgtgtgagtttGCATTAAGGCATTgtagaggaggagaagaagagcccagagcagcaagGCATCATTTTGTGAAAGGGTGAACACCAGTGTGGAGCCACAGCTACTTCATGTGTAGAACACCCTCCTATCAAAGGCCCTCTGTGTGCAAAATAACTTCTCACGATTGGACAAGACTGAGTTTCTCAAAAGCCTTGATGACcatctttaaaaggaaagataaaCTCCTTGTAAATGATCTTGCTTTAGTGCAAAATGTCAAAATAGCACAAGTCCCTGTGTATGTGCAAAGACTTCTATGCACCTTTGTGACCACTTTTAGATCAGCAGTCTTTAAGAGTGCTAATTGTATACATTCAGCAGTACCTGGCAGTCATTTTAAGACACGAATATGAAGCTTGTTTACACAACTTATTTAGAATACACTGTAACACTCTATGCTTCTCAATAACTGTAACTCATACATTCAGAGAAAGCAATAGTTATGACCTTAATTTgcatacaaaatatttcagagataCACAAAGCATATTGAATAGCAATTCTGATTCCAATTAGAAATACAAAAGCTACATACTATCACAATTATGATAATAAGGTGATATTATTTAGATCATCAGTACAACATAACTTAATGTAGAAGAActaattttgaaacaaaatctaTATAGCTAATGTAAAATGAGTTTAAATGACAAGAAGATCTATACTCCTTCCAGTTACAAAAAATTTCTGCAGATATGCTTTTCAGAATCAACCCTGTCAATCTGGAATAAACTACAGACATATAAAATTCACTTTCCATTACCTTCTGTCAAGTAGAACTTTTGTCATCACTGGAAGAAAATTTCCCAGATGAACGAATCCACCCGGTTCTTCTACTTctatctaaaaataaaacctaagtGTGGCAGGGTATATGACTCATTAGCAAGCTAacccaaaaaccagaaaattggGGTTGTCCCTGCATTAAAATTACACCATTAGACTTTGAATATTTACATCAGGTCTTAAATATCACATGGCACCATAACATCTGAGTGAAAGGCTTGTGATCAAATAGAAAGAGATTCAAGGAAGAGCTAATATCCCAGGGAAATACAGGTCTGCTATTAGACATTTGCAACAACTCAATATTGCCCTCTTGTGCTTCAAAACCATTCATGCAAAGGAACCAGACACTGAGGAACTGATCTTATCTGCCACAATAACTCAGCAGAGGTTTAAACATTCAGGCTGAAGTCATACTAGTAAAGTTTATCAGGATCTGGAGCATTCCCAAGCAGTGTAACGTGAACACTCATTACAGCAAACCATGAGCATGTTCCCTTGGCATGATTTTGAACTGTGCCACCCAACATTTCCCCCAGCAGATCCTGGCTTGGACCTTAAGGATTTTCCCCAGCAGGATGCTTGGTGCAGACCCTCTGCATAAAGCCAGGGTGGGcatgagctgctctgtgcctgatGGCTTCAACACCCAAGGATGTTTCTGGGCATATTTAATTGCCTAGCTTGGATATAGCTCCAGTCAAGTGCACCTTAATGATGGAATTTGTTGCTTTCATGTTTCATGAAAGAAAGTTAAAGAGAGTTGTTAGGGGAAGGACCAGAGAGGCAGGCAGACTGAGTCAGGACCAAAACAGCCATAAGGCAGCCTATAAAGTGCtaccaaaaaagcaaacaaattagTCCCAAAACACTGGGGACTTCTAGCAGCATTCTCACTGCATTCCTATACTTCCACAGGAGATAAACAATGTGGTAAAAACCACTCTGTCATTGGGGTGCATCCCTTccctgaaaattttaatttttgttcccAAAAGGAGCCCTGTTAATTGAGCTAGCCTGTTCCTGTCTGTGTTGAAACTGGATGCATGCCTTGAGGTCTCACACGGCAGCAGCAACACCTTGCTAGGCCCCCTGAGACACAGCTGAGATTGAAAGAAAACTCAAATAGGCACTGATTTAAAATCTTCTAACTGAGCCAGAAAAAACATAGTAAGGAATCTTCCTCCTGGGAGCTcggtcagagctggggcagttcctgATACATCCAGTTGCTTAAATGGAAAGCTGCAATTGCTGCTGTATGCTCTTTTCCAGTGTTCTGGAAGGGTGTTTGGTGCCAAGAGAAGACAGCCATCACGTCTTGCTGCTTTAGAGTGGAAACTGGcttgaaaaaacacattttcccttCTAATTGGTGAGCCTAGCAGAAAGGAtcttcagaaaggaaatgaagatgTTGCGTGCTTCATTCTAAACCAAATGGAACCTTTTACCATTACCAAATCacttgttttgctgtttgcttgATTGAAAAGATGTTACAGAATACCTGGCAAAACCTTGTCCTGGGAGGTGATCCGCAACCTCAGCTTCCTATGATGTGAAACAAACAGCTTCCATTTCAGAGTCTCTATAGATCCAGTAGCATCTTGAACAGTTAAAATTAATCCTATTTCTAACACTTCTTACTCTTCCTCATGCTCACTCCTGTTCTACACCTCATTTCTCAttgatgcttttctttttctgtatttcctcctcttttcacAGTAACAGTATTTGTTTGTTCAGACTCTAGGAGTTTCACtctatttctttcctttgggcACATTCACAGCTCCCATAACAACTGTATTGTAGCACCTATtatgttttgtgtttctgttctcCCAGCCACAACATTGGGGTACTTGAaatataaagaaacaaaaacatcttcCAGAGTTACCAGGCAGAGCACTGTACCAAATTCCAGGCATTGCAGTAACCCTTAGGTAAGTTTCCACCATCTCTAGATTTAGCATTTAATCTTATCTTTGTAAGTAGGCCTAGAGATATGATATTAAGTACAGATTTGAGTATAAGGCAATATAAGAAACATTATATGATAATTTATAGAGATAACACAATTATATCAATGCTGGTTTTGCACATATGAATAACATGATGCGAGCATGTGCTAGTTTAGCAATAAGGCTAATAGGAAGATGAGATGACAGAGTAGTGAGTACACAAGTagtgagaaacagaaattaaacacaGCTCACAATGAGCAACAATGCTGGGGAAATAGTTTGGTTAAAAACTGGCTAACAGATACAATTTTTACCTTACCTAGATTAAGATAAAATGGTATTACCACAGCCAATTATAGTGGCATCTTACATAAATTAAGATTTGTTTGTGATTATCATAATATATAAAGGGTTCCACAAGAAGACAGTGTTCTTCTGGTACTAAACCTATGCCAAAGTTTCATTTACAGACCCCATGAAACATTATTTGCTATTCATTTTCCAGTGCAGTGTTCTTTAAGGTTAACCATCACTCTGAATGTATTCTTTCTTCTTGAAGTATTTGTGCTTTAATATTCTTTCAATCAGCATTTACATACATGTTACACTGTTGTATCTCAAGAATCTTCTACCTTGTGGCTACAttgaacagtattttttatgtattacttatcttacattttttaaataatattgaaaATTGGAGGGGGAAAAGTAAGCCAAATCTCTTCCAGAGGATGAGGCAGGCCTTACATTCTCCTGGTTCCCCTGGACTTGAACAGAGTTGTCAAAGCATCCCCATTTCTCAAATCTGTATCTTCAGTGATGAGTTGCACTGTTCATTTGCTGTTAAGAAAAGTCACTGTGGGACACTAAAAATTTCATCTATATTAAGTACcataatttctctttccattttgctttgtttgtcaGTGGGAGCTGGGATAATCTGGTTCTGAGAGTAGAGAACCAGAGCAGACAGATTGCAGAATCATGTTAAAAGAGCTTTCTCCTCTAGCGGTTCTTTGCACTTCCTCATCTGAAGCAGCTGCATCATTTTCACAAGACTTAGTGCAAGACTTCTCACACTAAATCCAGATCTACAAGAGGCCAGACAGCCNNNNNNNNNNNNNNNNNNNNNNNNNNNNNNNNNNNNNNNNNNNNNNNNNNNNNNNNNNNNNNNNNNNNNNNNNNNNNNNNNNNNNNNNNNNNNNNNNNNNNNNNNNNNNNNNNNNNNNNNNNNNNNNNNNNNNNNNNNNNNNNNNNNNNNNNNNNNNNNNNNNNNNNNNNNNNNNNNNNNNNNNNNNNNNNNNNNNNNNNNNNNNNNNNNNNNNNNNNNNNNNNNNNNNNNNNNNNNNNNNNNNNNNNNNNNNNNNNNNNNNNNNNNNNNNNNNNNNNNNNNNNNNNNNNNNNNNNNNNNNNNNNNNNNNNNNNNNNNNNNNNNNNNNNNNNNNNNNNNNNNNNNNNNNNNNNNNNNNNNNNNNNNNNNNNNNNNNNNNNNNNNNNNNNNNNNNNNNNNNNNNNNNNNNNNNNNNNNNNNNNNNNNNNNNNNNNNNNNNNNNNNNNNNNNNNNNNNNNNNNNNNNNNNNNNNNNNNNNNNNNNNNNNNNNNNNNNNNNNNTCAGAGAGTCAAAAAGAGCAACGAAGTGGCTTATCACCACTCAGTTTATGCTGTAAATATATTCATAGCTTGCATTTACTGCTGAACCTGGTGCAGCTGTTCTGAGGCTCTAAATAAAATTCCGACCAAACTGGCAATGCCTCAAAGTAGTCTAAGATGAACAATGTCACAGactagaaacaaaattattgtaAGGCTGTAATAAAGCTTTAATGAGACTTATGGtatgattaaaaacaaaacaacagaagcATTACTATAGCTTGTGACTTAAAATTCAATTCAACAACACAGAAATTTAAGCACATTTGAGTATCTATTCCCAGTGCTGGTGGTTCCCATGAGCCGAACCTCTGTGGTTCCTTCAATCTTGACCAGTGGtaaattttttacattttgtgcaaaaatcagatttcttaataaaaatggTAGGTATAAGGAGGAATGATCATTGTAAAATTTTCTTACAACAGTAAGGCCCTGAATGCAGCATACCAAGCATATGTAAAATTATATGTATAAGTCTATGACCTCCTCAGACAGGTCCCAAGGAGTTCCCCTTCTGACTAAAAACATGTGAAAAGCACTACAATAgacaaaagggagaaaaaggctGGCTGCACAAAGCCAGTCACAGAGCAAAACCCAATGCCACGCATCCATGTGTTCTGAAATGAAATCATCTACTCAAATgaccctgctcctctgggtgtGAATGGCCAATGGCCTCAGGGAGGTCACTCATTTAGACATAATCCTTATCCATGCATCACACTTCTAGTATGTATAATATTGCATTTGTTGTTCTCACTCCTGCACTCCCTCGTATTTTCCAGCTACTTGTAACTATTCCCTGCCTCCACCAGAGCCACATCCAACACAAATCCTGCCTCCTTGTTGTCCCACACTATTTCTGATCTCACAgactgccagggatgggaatgcTGCCATCATCCTCCTGCCTCACTTCACTCACACCCAGCAGAACTGTGATGTGACTGAGGTAAGTCAGACCCTAGAAGAGTCTGCAaaacctg is from Serinus canaria isolate serCan28SL12 chromosome 3, serCan2020, whole genome shotgun sequence and encodes:
- the EFCAB2 gene encoding dynein regulatory complex protein 8 codes for the protein MAEKEKGQDVLVAEIEKKITEAFEVFDRESNKTVDVRFVNIFTNILQNPNRDKQFPKLPSALPENVIETVLLALFGQIEVEEPGGFVHLGNFLPVMTKVLLDRRFQPIPEDVILHAFEALDENKCGYITKEDLVKHLTEEGEPFNLEEMEDMLAVALDPETDTLHYRDYRTKLVVDETKNFPFKVWDAFR